A stretch of the Clostridiales bacterium genome encodes the following:
- a CDS encoding histidinol-phosphate aminotransferase family protein translates to MKHGGNVWGSGDPSGWVDFSANLRPDGPPRWVREAVCDAQRDIRFYPDPDMKRAREGLSTFLGIPADCVLPVPGGIAAIDLALGLSPGCVYIQPPTFSGYAERARVHGRPFETWAGKCRPGDTLVICNPNNPTGSVRKPAELLTLLDALSAGGAGLLVDEAFIEYCPEYSLRGFLRPGLIIAGSLSKILGTPGIRLGYICAVPETVRTLREQMFPWPLDAFASEIAARLPEHAEEIRADCRLNAERRNAFAGQLQALGAEVYPSESNFLLADFRRNMSEAAEQLKARGILVRTCASFGLPGSFWRLAVKKEAENTHLVSELEEILHAR, encoded by the coding sequence GTGAAACACGGGGGAAATGTCTGGGGTTCGGGGGATCCGTCCGGATGGGTGGATTTTTCCGCGAACCTTCGTCCGGACGGTCCTCCCCGTTGGGTGCGGGAAGCGGTCTGTGACGCCCAGCGGGATATCCGGTTCTATCCGGATCCGGATATGAAGCGTGCCCGGGAAGGTCTTTCAACGTTCCTGGGTATCCCGGCGGACTGTGTGCTGCCGGTTCCCGGCGGAATCGCGGCAATCGATCTGGCGCTCGGTTTATCCCCCGGCTGTGTTTATATCCAGCCGCCGACCTTCAGCGGGTATGCGGAGCGGGCCAGGGTCCATGGCCGTCCGTTTGAAACCTGGGCCGGAAAATGCCGCCCGGGTGATACCCTGGTAATCTGCAATCCCAACAATCCGACCGGCAGCGTCCGGAAACCGGCGGAACTGCTCACCCTCCTGGATGCCTTGTCGGCCGGGGGCGCAGGCCTGCTGGTCGATGAAGCCTTTATTGAATACTGTCCGGAATACAGCCTGCGCGGTTTCCTCCGTCCGGGGCTGATAATTGCCGGCTCCCTGTCCAAGATCCTGGGAACACCCGGGATCCGGCTGGGCTATATCTGCGCGGTGCCGGAAACGGTCCGGACCCTGCGGGAGCAGATGTTCCCCTGGCCGCTGGACGCGTTCGCTTCGGAAATCGCCGCGCGGCTCCCGGAACATGCGGAGGAGATCCGTGCGGACTGCCGGCTGAATGCGGAACGCCGGAACGCTTTTGCCGGGCAGCTGCAGGCCCTCGGCGCGGAAGTTTATCCGTCGGAAAGCAATTTCCTGCTGGCTGATTTCCGCCGGAATATGTCCGAAGCGGCGGAGCAGCTGAAAGCCCGCGGGATCCTGGTCCGGACCTGTGCGTCCTTCGGCCTGCCGGGCAGTTTCTGGCGCCTGGCCGTAAAAAAAGAAGCGGAAAACACCCATCTTGTCAGTGAACTGGAGGAGATCCTGCATGCGCGGTAA
- a CDS encoding histidine phosphatase family protein gives MSWILIRHGMTQGNLEKRYVGSRTDEPLCPEGILRLKQLSYPDVQCVYASPMKRCLETAGIIYPGLPVRIVPDFRECDFGAFEYKNYTELNGNADYQAWIDSGGTLPFPGGESREAFSARSVAAFRSLPPCGEKENRALIVHGGTIMAIMEAMASPKGSYYDFQVRNGLGYILENDGSYKALGF, from the coding sequence ATGAGCTGGATCCTCATCCGCCACGGAATGACGCAGGGGAACCTGGAAAAGCGGTATGTCGGCAGCCGGACCGATGAGCCGCTCTGCCCGGAGGGGATCCTCCGGCTGAAACAGCTTTCATATCCGGATGTGCAGTGTGTATATGCCAGTCCCATGAAGCGCTGCCTGGAAACGGCCGGAATCATTTATCCCGGCCTTCCCGTCCGGATTGTTCCGGATTTCCGGGAATGCGACTTCGGCGCGTTTGAGTATAAAAACTATACTGAGCTGAACGGAAACGCAGATTACCAGGCGTGGATTGACTCCGGCGGCACGCTGCCCTTCCCCGGCGGTGAAAGCCGTGAAGCGTTCTCCGCCCGCAGCGTTGCGGCTTTCCGTTCCCTTCCGCCCTGCGGGGAAAAGGAAAACCGTGCACTCATCGTGCACGGCGGTACCATCATGGCGATTATGGAAGCCATGGCTTCCCCGAAGGGGTCCTATTATGATTTCCAGGTCCGGAACGGACTCGGGTATATTCTGGAAAATGACGGTTCATACAAAGCCCTCGGGTTCTGA
- a CDS encoding cobyric acid synthase: MVQGTASSVGKSVLCSAFLRIMKQDGWKVAPFKAQNMSLNSFVTRSGLEMGRAQVTQAQAAGIEPEACMNPVLLKPTGDRRSQVIVEGKAIGNMTAMEYHQYKPALRRRIKEIYDFLEAKVDCVVIEGAGSPAEINLREGDIVNMSMAQSADAPVILVGDIDLGGVFASLLGTVMLLTEEERNRVKGIIINKFRGDVKILEPGLRMLEDRIHIPVLGVVPWMDVELEDEDSVTERFRRQGGAGDIDVAVVKLRHISNFTDFQSLALQPGCRLRYAENAGDLESADLIVLPGTKNTIEDLIDLRNRGLDQAVIRHARRGRMVVGICGGYQMLGNRLRDPDHTESAVPEAAGLGLLDMDVVFEKEKQTAQAVGVITGASGWTAPYAGTEIDGYEIHAGKVTVGPEAVPWLQIRGQADGIMNREGNVLGTHLHGLFDDGQLFAAVASQVRTLRGDSDPAAAPVSFEEFREKEFDRIAAIVRSSVDMDAVYRIIRGEAVSCVSESLR; encoded by the coding sequence ATGGTCCAGGGGACCGCCTCATCCGTCGGAAAGAGTGTCCTGTGCAGCGCCTTCCTCCGCATTATGAAGCAGGACGGCTGGAAGGTCGCCCCGTTCAAGGCGCAGAACATGTCCCTCAATTCCTTTGTCACGCGCAGCGGGCTGGAAATGGGCCGTGCCCAGGTGACGCAGGCCCAGGCCGCCGGCATCGAGCCGGAAGCCTGCATGAATCCGGTGCTGCTCAAGCCGACCGGAGACCGCCGCAGCCAGGTGATCGTCGAGGGGAAAGCCATCGGGAACATGACCGCCATGGAATACCATCAGTACAAACCGGCCCTGCGCAGGCGGATCAAAGAGATTTACGACTTCCTGGAAGCCAAAGTGGACTGTGTGGTCATTGAGGGCGCCGGAAGCCCCGCGGAGATCAATCTCCGGGAGGGCGACATCGTCAATATGAGCATGGCACAGTCCGCGGACGCTCCGGTCATCCTCGTGGGGGATATCGACCTCGGCGGCGTGTTCGCCTCCCTCCTGGGAACGGTGATGCTGCTGACGGAAGAGGAGCGGAACCGGGTTAAGGGGATCATCATCAACAAGTTCCGGGGAGATGTCAAAATCCTGGAACCCGGTTTAAGGATGCTGGAGGACCGGATCCATATACCCGTCCTCGGCGTCGTTCCGTGGATGGATGTGGAGCTGGAGGATGAGGACAGCGTCACGGAACGTTTCCGCCGCCAGGGCGGTGCAGGAGATATTGATGTTGCCGTGGTGAAGCTCCGCCATATTTCCAACTTTACCGATTTCCAGTCCCTGGCCCTTCAGCCGGGCTGCCGCCTGCGTTATGCGGAGAATGCCGGCGATCTGGAAAGCGCCGACCTCATTGTCCTTCCCGGCACCAAGAATACGATTGAGGACCTGATCGACCTGCGGAACCGCGGGCTGGACCAGGCCGTTATCCGCCATGCGCGCCGCGGCAGAATGGTCGTCGGTATCTGCGGAGGATACCAGATGCTCGGTAACCGGCTCCGGGATCCGGATCATACGGAATCCGCCGTTCCGGAAGCTGCCGGGCTTGGTCTGCTGGATATGGATGTGGTTTTTGAAAAGGAAAAGCAGACCGCGCAGGCGGTCGGTGTAATCACCGGTGCTTCCGGATGGACTGCACCCTATGCCGGAACGGAGATAGACGGCTATGAAATCCATGCGGGAAAAGTAACGGTCGGACCGGAAGCGGTTCCGTGGCTGCAGATCCGCGGACAGGCGGACGGCATCATGAACCGGGAAGGCAATGTGCTCGGCACCCACCTGCACGGCCTGTTTGACGACGGGCAGCTGTTTGCCGCAGTCGCGTCCCAGGTCCGTACACTGCGCGGAGATTCGGATCCGGCTGCCGCCCCGGTCAGCTTTGAGGAATTCCGGGAAAAGGAATTTGACCGGATTGCGGCCATCGTCCGCAGCAGTGTGGATATGGATGCCGTATACCGGATTATTCGCGGGGAGGCAGTTTCATGCGTTTCGGAATCCTTGCGCTGA
- a CDS encoding bifunctional adenosylcobinamide kinase/adenosylcobinamide-phosphate guanylyltransferase: MIILVTGGSGCGKSTWAEKLVQSLLSGKRVYIATMQVYDRESEIRVQRHRAQRAGLGFRTVECEKDLASAPVEDGSVVLLEDLVNLTANEMFDGGNPARIVPALQDLAARCSHLVMVTNDLFSDGGNYSPSVQEYLRCLADIHREAAGMADCVVEMVYSIPVVLKGEVPCLCSVPC, from the coding sequence GTGATTATTCTGGTCACCGGGGGCAGCGGCTGCGGAAAGTCGACCTGGGCGGAGAAGCTGGTGCAGTCCCTGCTTTCCGGAAAACGGGTATATATCGCCACGATGCAGGTTTATGACCGGGAGTCGGAAATCCGGGTGCAGCGGCATCGGGCCCAGCGGGCCGGCCTGGGATTCCGGACCGTTGAATGCGAAAAAGACCTGGCGTCTGCACCGGTGGAAGACGGAAGCGTCGTGCTGCTGGAGGACCTGGTCAATCTGACCGCCAACGAAATGTTTGACGGCGGCAATCCGGCCCGGATTGTTCCCGCCCTGCAAGACCTGGCCGCACGGTGCAGCCACCTGGTCATGGTCACCAACGACCTGTTTTCCGACGGCGGGAATTATTCCCCTTCCGTGCAGGAATACCTGCGCTGCCTGGCGGATATTCACCGGGAGGCAGCCGGGATGGCGGACTGTGTGGTTGAAATGGTTTATTCCATTCCGGTTGTGCTGAAAGGAGAGGTCCCATGCCTGTGTTCCGTTCCCTGCTGA
- a CDS encoding bifunctional adenosylcobinamide kinase/adenosylcobinamide-phosphate guanylyltransferase, which translates to MKLYIGGAYQGQEELARRENPGAPVFPDFHETIRREVVKGGLDPRAFAEQFCREHPDAVVAADEVGAGVVPLAAEDRAFREAVGRVLCVIARNAVEVTRCVCGIGVRIK; encoded by the coding sequence GTGAAACTGTATATCGGCGGGGCATACCAGGGCCAGGAAGAGCTGGCGCGGCGGGAGAATCCCGGCGCCCCGGTCTTTCCGGATTTCCATGAAACCATCCGCCGGGAGGTCGTGAAAGGCGGTCTGGATCCCCGTGCTTTTGCGGAACAGTTCTGCCGGGAGCATCCGGATGCAGTGGTTGCCGCGGACGAGGTCGGTGCGGGCGTTGTGCCGTTGGCAGCGGAAGACCGTGCCTTCCGGGAAGCGGTCGGCCGTGTGCTGTGCGTCATCGCCCGGAATGCCGTTGAAGTCACCCGGTGCGTATGCGGAATCGGGGTGCGGATCAAATGA
- a CDS encoding 2-hydroxy-6-oxo-6-phenylhexa-2,4-dienoate hydrolase — protein sequence MITVTGKIEEYILRNHGGRLDGAIGSSLGSTFVGQLIQRQNVHLDHGIFGSPDLDQSGKFSAWLQSKLVVPLLTGFTGSEKKRKKSKEKLKRFFEMSDEMADKFIDCFARFSPESIRNEYYTDLLTWLEDDIHVEHTRVHFIYARKMGEKYLNRYRKYFRNPDIREFDMQHEQWLFGGEQYTGPVLKAIDEFMEMPV from the coding sequence TCACCGGGAAGATCGAGGAATACATTCTCCGGAACCATGGCGGGCGGCTGGACGGAGCCATCGGTTCCTCCCTGGGGAGCACTTTCGTCGGCCAGCTCATCCAGCGGCAGAACGTCCATCTGGATCACGGCATATTCGGCAGCCCGGACCTGGACCAGAGCGGTAAATTCAGCGCCTGGCTGCAGTCCAAACTGGTCGTGCCGCTGCTCACCGGCTTCACCGGAAGCGAAAAGAAGCGGAAAAAGTCAAAGGAAAAGCTGAAGCGCTTCTTTGAGATGAGCGATGAGATGGCCGATAAGTTCATCGACTGCTTCGCCCGTTTCAGCCCGGAATCCATCCGGAATGAATACTATACAGACCTGCTCACCTGGCTGGAAGACGATATCCATGTGGAGCATACCCGGGTGCATTTTATCTATGCCCGGAAAATGGGTGAAAAATACCTGAACCGGTACCGGAAATATTTCCGGAACCCGGATATCCGGGAGTTTGATATGCAGCATGAGCAGTGGCTGTTCGGCGGGGAACAGTACACCGGGCCGGTGCTGAAAGCCATTGATGAATTCATGGAAATGCCGGTGTAA
- a CDS encoding iron ABC transporter permease yields the protein MQDTRQLRREKFTPLTYLLLTVALFFTMALCICVGSVRISFSDTVTAVWNAVWGLPIPENIARNIILNVRLPRVLCVTLAGAALSICGAAMQGLLRNPLADGSTMGVSSGAALGAIIAIATGFTLPGISFGGSMVMAMAFAFGSLILILSLAYTLDRSLSTGSIILIGVIFTMLMSAIISLVITFASDHTRSLSFWTMGSFSGTNYDHVKVMGAALLLCGGILIRYSPELNAFAIGEDNARHIGVNVKRVKLIILITVSVLIGVCVSIAGTVSFVGLIMPHIARMLVGPNHKRLLPGALFSGAIFLLLADLTARTLLSPIELPIGVVTSIVGAVSFVIIFYRTRKAG from the coding sequence ATGCAGGATACACGACAGCTCAGACGGGAGAAATTTACTCCCCTGACCTATCTTTTACTGACGGTTGCATTGTTCTTTACAATGGCGCTGTGCATCTGTGTCGGCAGTGTCCGGATTTCCTTTTCCGATACAGTGACCGCGGTATGGAACGCGGTATGGGGACTGCCCATTCCCGAGAACATCGCCCGAAATATCATCCTGAATGTCCGGCTGCCCCGCGTCCTCTGTGTGACGCTGGCCGGGGCGGCTTTATCCATATGCGGCGCGGCCATGCAGGGGCTGCTGCGCAATCCGCTTGCCGACGGATCCACGATGGGCGTATCCTCCGGCGCGGCACTGGGCGCGATCATCGCGATCGCGACCGGATTTACCCTGCCGGGGATTTCCTTCGGCGGCAGCATGGTGATGGCCATGGCATTTGCCTTCGGCTCCCTGATCCTGATCCTTTCGCTGGCTTATACGCTGGACCGCTCGCTGAGCACCGGCAGTATCATCCTGATCGGCGTAATCTTTACGATGCTGATGTCTGCCATCATCTCGCTGGTGATCACCTTTGCCAGCGACCATACCCGGTCTTTGAGCTTCTGGACGATGGGATCCTTCTCCGGGACGAATTATGACCACGTGAAGGTGATGGGCGCGGCCCTTCTCCTCTGCGGGGGGATCCTGATCCGGTACAGCCCGGAACTGAACGCATTCGCGATCGGGGAGGACAATGCCCGCCATATCGGCGTGAATGTGAAGCGGGTGAAGCTGATTATCCTGATCACTGTTTCCGTGCTGATCGGCGTATGCGTTTCCATTGCGGGTACGGTGAGCTTTGTGGGCCTGATCATGCCGCATATTGCCCGGATGCTGGTCGGCCCGAACCATAAACGCCTGTTGCCCGGCGCCCTGTTTTCCGGGGCAATCTTCCTGCTGCTCGCGGACCTGACGGCCCGTACGCTCCTCAGCCCCATCGAGCTCCCGATCGGTGTGGTGACATCCATCGTCGGGGCGGTTTCCTTTGTCATTATTTTCTACCGGACCAGGAAGGCGGGGTGA
- a CDS encoding cysteine-rich small domain-containing protein has translation MNSTDHSSHFFRNTECEHFPCHAGICEEEFNCLFCYCPLYTLGKQCGGNFHYTEKGVKSCRDCTFPHRKENYRQIIARFDEIKAVVRRMDGEEE, from the coding sequence ATGAACAGCACAGATCACAGCAGCCATTTTTTCCGGAACACGGAATGCGAGCACTTCCCGTGCCATGCAGGCATCTGCGAAGAGGAGTTCAACTGCCTGTTCTGCTACTGCCCGCTCTATACGCTCGGAAAGCAGTGTGGCGGCAATTTCCATTATACCGAAAAAGGGGTCAAAAGCTGCCGTGACTGCACCTTCCCGCACCGGAAGGAAAACTACCGGCAGATCATTGCCCGGTTTGATGAAATCAAGGCCGTTGTCCGGCGGATGGATGGAGAGGAAGAATGA
- a CDS encoding adenosylcobinamide-GDP ribazoletransferase codes for MPVFRSLLIAFSTYSRIPVPQVEWNEENRRWSMCFFPLVGLVIGLLLWGWLALCGSLKIGPFLRGAVSAIIPLLLTGGIHMDGYMDTIDALASWQPKEKRLEILKDSHVGAFAVMGCAGYLLLSAALYAEAAPADGIRFIGVFVLSRALSAFALLRLKNARNQGMLDDTAKASGQHAVMLSCAVYAALCLLLWLISGGWIAPLCALAAVLCFLYYQHMAYKQFGGVTGDLAGWFLQVTELVLSAVIVIGGKLL; via the coding sequence ATGCCTGTGTTCCGTTCCCTGCTGATCGCGTTTTCCACCTATTCCCGCATTCCCGTTCCGCAGGTGGAATGGAATGAGGAAAACCGCCGCTGGAGCATGTGCTTCTTCCCGCTGGTCGGCCTGGTCATCGGCCTGCTGCTGTGGGGCTGGCTGGCCCTGTGCGGCAGCCTGAAGATCGGCCCGTTCCTCCGGGGCGCGGTTTCCGCGATAATTCCCCTGCTGCTCACCGGCGGAATCCATATGGACGGCTATATGGATACCATTGATGCCCTGGCCTCCTGGCAGCCGAAGGAAAAGCGCCTGGAGATCCTGAAGGACAGCCATGTCGGCGCCTTTGCGGTCATGGGCTGTGCGGGATACCTGCTTCTTTCTGCAGCGCTTTATGCCGAGGCCGCTCCCGCTGACGGGATCCGCTTCATCGGCGTGTTCGTGCTGTCCCGGGCGCTCAGCGCCTTTGCGCTGCTGCGGCTGAAGAATGCCCGGAACCAGGGCATGCTGGATGACACGGCCAAAGCCTCCGGGCAGCATGCGGTCATGCTCAGCTGCGCCGTCTACGCGGCTTTGTGCCTGCTCCTGTGGCTCATCTCCGGCGGCTGGATTGCCCCGCTCTGCGCGCTGGCGGCAGTGCTTTGCTTCCTGTATTATCAGCATATGGCCTATAAACAGTTCGGCGGAGTCACCGGCGACCTGGCAGGCTGGTTCCTGCAGGTCACGGAGCTGGTGCTTTCCGCGGTAATCGTGATCGGAGGGAAACTGCTGTGA
- the cobT gene encoding nicotinate-nucleotide--dimethylbenzimidazole phosphoribosyltransferase, giving the protein MNVQQQARKRWDSIAKPLHSLGLLEDLVVRIAGTQGTPDVRIDRRCALVFCGDHGVVRKGVSQAGSEVTALVAKSIAEGTGNINLMASSANADVLAVDMGMLTRVPGTTDRHVGSGTADITEGPAMSREQAEKAVAAGIDMMKTLSERGYRIAVIGEMGIGNTTAASAVTSVLLGLPPEEVTGRGAGLSDAGLRRKIAAIRRAVEVNRPDADDPMDVLAKLGGFELAGMAGAYLGGLKYHIPTIPDGMIPAASALLASRMNSEVTDTLLPGPVSKEPADRLILDSLGLEPVICAQTALGEGTGGILLLPLLDMALKVYNGPHTFEALKMEAYSPQEELP; this is encoded by the coding sequence ATGAACGTACAGCAGCAAGCCCGGAAACGGTGGGACAGCATTGCCAAACCGCTGCATTCCCTCGGGCTCCTGGAAGACCTGGTCGTCCGGATTGCCGGGACACAGGGCACGCCGGACGTTCGCATTGACCGGCGCTGCGCGCTGGTCTTCTGTGGGGACCACGGGGTAGTCCGGAAGGGCGTCAGCCAGGCTGGCAGCGAAGTCACCGCCCTCGTCGCGAAGTCCATCGCGGAGGGAACCGGGAACATTAACCTCATGGCATCCTCTGCAAACGCGGACGTGCTGGCTGTCGATATGGGAATGCTGACCCGGGTGCCTGGAACGACGGACCGGCATGTGGGAAGCGGTACCGCGGACATCACCGAAGGTCCTGCCATGAGCCGTGAACAGGCGGAAAAAGCGGTCGCGGCCGGAATCGATATGATGAAGACCCTCTCGGAACGGGGGTACCGGATCGCCGTCATCGGTGAGATGGGCATCGGCAACACAACGGCCGCCAGCGCCGTCACATCGGTATTGCTCGGCCTGCCTCCCGAAGAGGTTACAGGCCGCGGCGCGGGGCTTTCCGATGCGGGGCTCCGGCGGAAGATCGCCGCGATCCGCCGGGCCGTTGAGGTCAACCGGCCGGATGCGGATGACCCCATGGATGTCCTCGCTAAGCTCGGCGGATTTGAACTGGCCGGGATGGCCGGAGCGTATCTCGGCGGCCTGAAATACCATATTCCGACCATTCCGGACGGAATGATTCCCGCGGCATCCGCCCTTCTGGCTTCCCGGATGAATTCCGAAGTCACCGATACCCTGCTGCCCGGTCCGGTCAGCAAAGAGCCGGCGGACCGCCTGATCCTGGATTCCCTGGGACTGGAACCGGTGATCTGCGCGCAGACGGCGCTGGGGGAAGGAACCGGCGGAATCCTGCTGCTGCCCCTGCTGGATATGGCGCTGAAGGTTTACAACGGGCCGCATACTTTTGAAGCATTGAAAATGGAGGCGTATTCGCCCCAGGAGGAACTGCCGTGA
- a CDS encoding ABC transporter ATP-binding protein, producing the protein MRMLTGEHITVRYGDSAVVDDLSFRLDEGQWLMLAGPNGAGKSTLIETIAQGTPYTGSIRWENEDIRSMKAARLAQRIGVLSQKNNVSYAYTVEEVVGLGRYAYKGGLFSGRDDAGEAQVEKALEMTGLTELRHASMLTLSGGETQRVFLAQVFAQNPQVLILDEPANHLDLKYQQHIFSLIREWLKEPGRAVLSVVHDLSLARRYGTHAILMDHGKSIAHGEIREVMAPDTLQQVYGMNVYEWMREMLSQWQE; encoded by the coding sequence ATGCGGATGCTGACAGGAGAACATATCACCGTCCGCTACGGGGACAGCGCTGTGGTGGATGACCTTTCCTTCCGCCTGGACGAAGGGCAATGGCTGATGCTGGCCGGCCCGAATGGCGCGGGAAAGTCCACGCTGATTGAAACGATCGCGCAGGGGACTCCGTATACCGGAAGCATCCGGTGGGAAAACGAAGATATCCGCAGCATGAAGGCTGCCCGGCTGGCGCAGCGGATCGGCGTACTGTCCCAGAAGAACAATGTAAGCTATGCCTATACGGTGGAAGAAGTGGTCGGACTGGGGCGGTATGCCTATAAGGGCGGCCTGTTTTCCGGCCGGGATGACGCCGGAGAGGCGCAGGTGGAAAAAGCGCTGGAAATGACCGGACTGACGGAGCTGCGGCATGCCAGCATGCTGACACTGTCCGGCGGGGAAACCCAGCGGGTTTTCCTGGCCCAGGTGTTTGCCCAGAATCCCCAGGTACTGATCCTGGATGAACCGGCCAATCACCTGGACCTGAAATACCAGCAGCATATTTTCTCCCTGATCCGGGAATGGCTCAAAGAACCGGGCAGGGCTGTGCTGTCTGTGGTACATGACCTGAGCCTGGCCAGGCGTTACGGAACCCATGCGATCCTGATGGATCACGGAAAAAGCATCGCCCATGGGGAAATCCGCGAGGTGATGGCACCCGATACCCTGCAGCAGGTATACGGAATGAACGTATATGAATGGATGCGGGAAATGCTCTCCCAGTGGCAGGAATGA
- a CDS encoding ABC transporter substrate-binding protein, with amino-acid sequence MSKKLVSLFLALLMVFGTASVLAEDTGITVKDMFDREITLAEPATRIVVMQPSDCEILCALGCEDTIVGRGKYVDYPASILDVPVVQSGAETNVEEILKLEPQVVLLNSMSQSEEQVQQLEDNGVKVVVSTTSNIESVYTAITLIGKLMGKDAEAEALIADMQSTFDEIKAKSAGMDKKVYFEISPLQWGLYSAGRSSYMNELAEICGLKNIFDDLEDAWAMVSEEQVIERNPDYIVLITGMGSEGVEEVLSRNGWEDISAIKNVKVFNDDDSCMARPSPRLKDAAIELYNFVNDIEAEEAPAA; translated from the coding sequence ATGTCCAAGAAACTGGTTTCCCTTTTCCTGGCTCTCCTGATGGTCTTCGGCACCGCCTCTGTGCTGGCTGAGGACACCGGGATCACGGTGAAGGATATGTTTGACCGTGAAATCACCCTGGCTGAGCCGGCCACCCGCATCGTTGTGATGCAGCCTTCCGACTGTGAGATCCTGTGCGCCTTGGGCTGCGAGGATACGATTGTCGGACGCGGAAAGTATGTGGATTACCCGGCTTCCATCCTGGACGTGCCGGTGGTCCAGTCCGGCGCAGAGACCAATGTGGAAGAAATCCTGAAGCTCGAGCCCCAGGTTGTGCTGCTGAACAGCATGAGCCAGAGCGAAGAACAGGTACAGCAGCTGGAAGACAACGGCGTGAAGGTCGTTGTGAGCACCACCTCCAACATCGAGAGCGTGTACACCGCGATCACCCTGATCGGCAAGCTGATGGGCAAGGACGCGGAAGCGGAGGCACTGATTGCCGATATGCAGAGCACTTTTGACGAGATCAAAGCCAAGAGCGCCGGCATGGACAAAAAAGTATACTTTGAGATTTCCCCGCTGCAGTGGGGCCTGTATTCCGCCGGACGCAGCAGCTATATGAACGAGCTGGCGGAAATCTGCGGCCTGAAGAACATCTTTGACGACCTGGAAGACGCCTGGGCAATGGTCAGCGAGGAGCAGGTCATTGAACGCAATCCGGATTATATCGTGCTGATTACCGGCATGGGCAGCGAGGGCGTTGAGGAAGTTCTTTCCCGGAACGGCTGGGAAGATATCAGCGCCATCAAAAACGTAAAGGTCTTCAATGACGACGACAGCTGCATGGCCCGGCCCAGCCCCCGCCTGAAGGATGCCGCCATCGAACTGTACAACTTTGTGAATGATATCGAGGCCGAAGAAGCACCGGCTGCCTGA
- the cobD gene encoding cobalamin biosynthesis protein CobD: protein MRFGILALIAGFLLDLLLGDPEWLYHPVRLIGKYISFAEKRLRARGGNLRKSAVLLTASTVLLTMAAAALILFLLHLAGQIPLFIGMALMNWMGIAVTCMAKEAGDVEKSFDRGIYAARNQVARIVGRDTSRLDEEEIVKAAVETVAENTTDGVISPLFWALLGGPVLLWGFKAANTLDSMVGYMDEKYRDIGWSSAKLDDVLNYLPARLTAVLMTCAAFLGGLDGKNAWRIVRRDHANHKSPNCAWSEAAAAGALHIQLGGTHEYFGKPVLKPTIGDADRPAERKDIRLAVRLLYITAFLMMAVIAVIGLLWGIWI from the coding sequence ATGCGTTTCGGAATCCTTGCGCTGATTGCCGGTTTCCTGCTGGATCTGCTGCTGGGAGATCCGGAATGGCTGTATCATCCGGTCCGGCTGATCGGCAAATATATCTCCTTCGCGGAAAAGCGCCTCCGCGCCCGGGGTGGCAATCTGCGGAAAAGCGCAGTGCTTCTCACCGCGTCCACCGTCCTGCTGACCATGGCCGCTGCCGCGCTGATCCTGTTCCTGCTCCATCTTGCGGGACAGATTCCCCTTTTCATCGGTATGGCGCTGATGAACTGGATGGGAATCGCCGTCACCTGCATGGCAAAGGAAGCCGGGGATGTGGAAAAATCGTTTGACCGCGGAATCTATGCTGCCCGGAACCAGGTTGCGCGCATTGTCGGCCGGGATACCAGCCGACTGGATGAGGAAGAAATCGTGAAGGCCGCGGTGGAAACCGTGGCGGAGAACACCACGGACGGAGTCATCTCCCCGCTGTTCTGGGCGCTCCTCGGCGGCCCGGTCCTGCTCTGGGGCTTCAAGGCTGCCAATACACTGGATTCCATGGTGGGCTATATGGACGAGAAATACCGGGATATCGGCTGGAGCAGCGCAAAGCTGGATGATGTGCTGAATTATCTTCCTGCCCGGCTGACCGCCGTGCTGATGACCTGCGCCGCCTTTCTGGGCGGCCTGGACGGAAAAAACGCCTGGCGTATCGTCCGCCGGGACCACGCTAATCACAAAAGTCCCAACTGCGCGTGGAGTGAAGCGGCCGCCGCCGGCGCGCTGCATATCCAGCTGGGCGGAACGCATGAATACTTCGGAAAGCCTGTACTGAAGCCGACCATCGGCGACGCGGACCGTCCGGCCGAAAGGAAGGATATCCGCCTGGCCGTCCGACTGCTCTATATTACTGCTTTCCTGATGATGGCCGTCATTGCGGTCATCGGATTACTGTGGGGGATTTGGATATGA